ccagcctgccagggctgtgacCGTGCTGGTGACACCGAGAGAGCCCAAACGCCCTCCCCAGAGCGTGTTATTGCAGGAGAGCCCCTCGGGGCTGCCTGCTCCAGAGGGAACCCACCGCTGACCACACTGACCGCGGGCAGCAGAGCCAGCGCTGGGGCGGGGACGGGTGGCCGAGTCCCAGACCACGCTggccccctgccctggctgctcccaggctCCCTGGCACCTTGGGCACCGGACACACCtctggcagggcacagcccgGGGCTGGGGCTTTCCCTTTTTAGCTGCCCGGCTCGCAGGGAGCGGCCACAGCGCAGAGAGCGGCCATGGAGCGGGCTCCGAACCTGGTAGGTGCCTCCCCAAATCTCGGGGCTTGCTCCTCGCTTTCCTTCCCTAACAGAACGATTTGCATGCTTGTTTACCTGGGGTTGTTTGCTttggaggtgctgctgtggcctGCCAGGGCCGTTGCAGGGTGAGgatgcagcagcctgggagagcagagccatggacagacagacagacagacagacagccgGACAGTGCGGCTCCGGCCACCGAGCCTCCCTGCCCCGGGGCACTGCACACCCACGGCAGGGTGTGGGGCAGCCTGGGCCCCTGCAGGGACACGAATAGCAGCAGGATTACAGAAAGGAACCTTgttccctgctgggcagcctgccGGGCAGTGGCAGCACACGGCGGCAAGGctggagggagaagggaaggaaaaaagcatcttttcTCTCTCACCGTCCTCAGAGCACAGAGGGGAGGGCTTGGATAAAGATCTCATTATTGGCTGTGTCATCTCTGTGAGGATCCTTTTaaagcagaggctgcccaggtaCAGCCTGAGCTGGGTCACTCCCTATGCAGCTGCctcagggtgggcagggaggggacaggcaggggcgCTTTGGGGAGCACAAACTGCCAGCTGCAAGCAGGGTGAGGGGCAGCCACACACATCAGCTCATCGTGAGCGTGCCCACCATCCCTGCAAAGTGCCCTCAGGTGTTTCTCGCCTGCAGGCCAGCACTGCCTTTGGGCATTGAAAGTGCCACCTCAAAGCCAATGTGATCCTGCCATCACCTGGTGACCcctgggaggagggagagctCCCCTTCCATGCCAGTCCTGCAGCACAAGCAGCCTctcaccatcctcatcctccttcttcctcagcttctcctctgcATCTTCACCTTTGCCATGGTCCTGGTTCCCGCAGCCAAGGACCAGAGCAAGgcagccaggggcaggagaAGGGGCCTGGCACGGGCACCCACAGCCCCccctggcctggcctgggccCCGGAGGAGCCCTACAGCAGCATGGCACAGTACGAGCACAGCATCCAGGACATGGTGCGCCAGCTGAGGAACGGCTCTGAGCCGGGGGACACCAAGTGCCAGGTGAACCTGAGGCTCTGGAGGTCCAACCGCAGGAGCCTGTCCCCCTGGGCCTACAGGTGAGCTGGGGACACCCAAGGTGGCTCAGTGCCAGCACGGGGGCTCTGGTGGCTGTGGCAGGCTGTGATGCAGAACCCATTTCACCCCAGCACCATCTCTGCAGCCTCGTCCTgtttccctctcctccaggaTAAACCACGATGCCTCACGGATCCCAGCCGACATCCCCGAGGCCCGGTGCCTGTGCAGCGGCTGCATTAACCCCTTCAGCCTGCAGGAGGACCGCAGCATGGCCAGCATCCCCATCTTCAGCCGCCTGCCCGTGCGCCGCCTGCtctgcccggccccgccggggcacagggcacagggcaaGAAGTGCCACAAGAAGTACCAGATGGTGATGGAGACCATCGCCGTGGGCTGCACCTGCATCTTCTGAGGCTGCAAAGCTCacaccctgcagctcccccagTGCTGGCCAATCTACCCAGCTTGCTCTTGCTTCCCCAGCTTGCCCAGCCCTTTGGGAGAAGCATCAGGGTGAGGGGAGCTCCCTGTGCAAGAGCTGCTCAAAATCCCCCTGCAGACTCCgtcagcctcagccccagccccagcagctgctctggggacacccagggcacaggcagccctTGGATCAGGATCAGCATCAGGATCAGCATCAGGATCAGCATCAGGATCAGGCCTCCTCCCTTTCCGAAGTCCCCACTTCCCTTTGTTTGCTCCATCGCTGCAATAGCTGCTGGCAACACCCAGCCCTCCCGTCCTTCCCAGTCCTCCCCAACCCTCCCACAGGTTCCTCTGTACCAAGGTGGGCAGCCCAAGGAGAGGGGATGAGCTGCTGGTGCTTTGGGCAGCTTCTGAGGTCTCAATAAAGTGCATTGCTGGCCCTGGTGtgagctgcccctgccttgACCCCTCACACTGCCCCTCTGTCCTGCCCAGATCCTCCTACTGAGGCTCTTctgccccccaaacacaagcctgGGCACCCCCAGAAGCACAGAGCACCTGGCAAGAGCTGTGAGAgccctccctgcatccctggggcacaggagcagggTTGGCTCCAGGCATGGGAGAGGCCCTGGGATCTCCAGCCCTCCCTGTGAGGCTGCCAAGGGCAaagccaggagggcagcagagACTGGTGGGAGCTGGGAAGCTCAGGGGCACCCATCTGCTGCCAATGCCAGCCAGCCTCACCCCTGAAAGCCCCCCAAGATCCCTCCCAAAGCCCCCCAAGATCCCTCCCAAACACTGTGACCCTTTCTCAGGAGAAGACACAAGCTCCtttccagcagagcctggggtgAGGGAACAtggaaactgaggcacacagcacagacacagcaacaCTGGGCAGGAACTGTATTCCTGAAGGCCTTCAAGTCATTGGGACACagcctgtcccttgtcccccagccccccctGGCCTCCCCAAGGCAATAAATACTCCCCAAACTACCACACACCCCAAAGctcctggcccagcaccccTCCGGGGCCTCACAGCTCCGTCTTCACCTTGTGCATCAAGTCCTTCTGGTCGATCTTgtccagctgctggtgccagcgGTTGTAGGCCAGCAGGGCCACGTTTTTGGCCGCCACGGCCGTCATCTCCATGGAGCTGGCCACCCACTCCACGCCGCTGAGGTAGAAGAGGCTCTCGTGGAGCACGACGGGCGGCAGCGCCTTGGCGGCGTCGTAGCGCGGGTACGTCGGCCACTCGGCCACCTGCACCGAGTAGTAGGACCTGAAGAGGGTCTTCAGCTGGGGCTTGTCCAGCGGCCGCGGGGACAGCACGCGCCACACGGCCGCCTCCTGCGGCTGCTTGCGCCGGAACGCCGCCGACACGTTGACGGGGCAGATGTTGTCCATGGCGTGGAAGAAGAGCTCGGGGGTGTCGGTGGTGAGGATGCTGGTGAAGGGGAACAGCTTGGGGTCGGGGAAGCCGAAGTAGGAGGAGTTGAGGTAGCCGTGCACCACGGAGGTGACGGAGGGCTGGAAGGCGCCAGGCAGGTCGGTGATGGGCGGGTCGAAGTTGTCGAAGGTGAAGTTGCTCCTGCTGGGGTGCAGCGGAGTCGTCAGCACCACCAGGTCGTAGAAAGCCGAGCCCTGGCCTTCGGGGCTCTCGTAGTGGACCTGGTACAGGGCTCTTCCCTCTGGAGAGAGACAGGGGACAGTcaggggcagccctgagccccGGGTGCTGCTGCACTGACCCTCTTTTTCCCAGCATGACCTCCAGCCCCTGGTTTCCCAGCACACACCACAGCACCTGATGGTTATGGATGAGTTTCTGATGCCTTACGGTGGCAGAAAGGCTTCATTAAGATGTAAAATGTTTCTAGACAGGCCCAGCCTAGTGTGTGAAAAGAGCACTGGGGGAACACAGCCCACATCCCAGGCCCCAGATATTTTTCTGCTGTGGTGGAAAGGGGGAACAAGCCTGCAACAAGGATGGTGCCACAGGAGAACCTGATGGACCTcagaagggagggagggcaaCATCAGGGCTGAGGGTGGAGCTGCAGGGTCCCCACTGCAGAATGAGACAAAGAGAGAAGGACAGACCCTCAGGGCCTCTCCCAAATGCCTCACCATGACCAGGATGCCCTCCAGCCACAGCACTCCCATGCTGCCACCGCCAACCTCCCACCACAGCCGTGCCCAGGCTCACCcgagctgtgcagggagatgcCCGTCACCCTGGCTGAGATGACATTGGCTTTGGTCAGCTTCAGCAGCCCCGAACACACCAGCTTGTTCCCTCCTTCCACCGCCcaggtgctgccctgggctcctgccagcGACATGGCCCCTGCAGAGAGGAAGACGAGGGTGGCTCCACAGCCTGGCcacagaggggacactgagcaGTGTCACACAGCAACAGCAGGTGGCTTCACCTGCGAAGGCGGGCACCAGCACGGACTGGCCGTAGCTGGAGCGCAGGACGGCGGCGATGACATCGTCCACGAAGCGCTGGGTGACACCGACCTCCAGCAGGGACTCGGCCACCGAGCGCTGGGTCATGTTCACAAAGGCCTCCCCGCCCAGCGAgcgcagcagctcctccaggctggaGAAGGCGTAGCCGTGGGCCTGGTACTTGTAGATcctggaggggacaggagcaggggGCACGCGGTGATGCCCTGGTGCCAGGgacacccccccagccccacgggCTGTCCTACCTCATGAACTTCTCCATCACCTCCTCCACCCACATCTGCAGGCGCAGGAAGCTGATGCCATAGTGCCACCAGAGGCGGAAGAGGTTGAGCAGGTACCAGTCGGTCTCCTCCAGGACAAAGTGCTCCCCGCTGAAGATGGCGCTTTTCCCGGCCACCTCCCGCCGGTGCTTGAGGCCTGCGGGAGCACAGGGACtgcgtggctgcccctccctggGGC
The Zonotrichia albicollis isolate bZonAlb1 chromosome 15, bZonAlb1.hap1, whole genome shotgun sequence genome window above contains:
- the PCYOX1L gene encoding prenylcysteine oxidase 1-like isoform X1 codes for the protein MAPPPAALPLPLLPALAALLAALPAAPAARAAPRSIAVVGAGLGGSASAYFLQQHFGPQVQLDVYEQAGVGGRLATVTVNKQQYESRGASIHALSLHMQDFVKILGLKHRREVAGKSAIFSGEHFVLEETDWYLLNLFRLWWHYGISFLRLQMWVEEVMEKFMRIYKYQAHGYAFSSLEELLRSLGGEAFVNMTQRSVAESLLEVGVTQRFVDDVIAAVLRSSYGQSVLVPAFAGAMSLAGAQGSTWAVEGGNKLVCSGLLKLTKANVISARVTGISLHSSEGRALYQVHYESPEGQGSAFYDLVVLTTPLHPSRSNFTFDNFDPPITDLPGAFQPSVTSVVHGYLNSSYFGFPDPKLFPFTSILTTDTPELFFHAMDNICPVNVSAAFRRKQPQEAAVWRVLSPRPLDKPQLKTLFRSYYSVQVAEWPTYPRYDAAKALPPVVLHESLFYLSGVEWVASSMEMTAVAAKNVALLAYNRWHQQLDKIDQKDLMHKVKTEL
- the IL17B gene encoding interleukin-17B, which gives rise to MVLVPAAKDQSKAARGRRRGLARAPTAPPGLAWAPEEPYSSMAQYEHSIQDMVRQLRNGSEPGDTKCQVNLRLWRSNRRSLSPWAYRINHDASRIPADIPEARCLCSGCINPFSLQEDRSMASIPIFSRLPVRRLLCPAPPGHRAQGKKCHKKYQMVMETIAVGCTCIF
- the PCYOX1L gene encoding prenylcysteine oxidase 1-like isoform X2, whose protein sequence is MQDFVKILGLKHRREVAGKSAIFSGEHFVLEETDWYLLNLFRLWWHYGISFLRLQMWVEEVMEKFMRIYKYQAHGYAFSSLEELLRSLGGEAFVNMTQRSVAESLLEVGVTQRFVDDVIAAVLRSSYGQSVLVPAFAGAMSLAGAQGSTWAVEGGNKLVCSGLLKLTKANVISARVTGISLHSSEGRALYQVHYESPEGQGSAFYDLVVLTTPLHPSRSNFTFDNFDPPITDLPGAFQPSVTSVVHGYLNSSYFGFPDPKLFPFTSILTTDTPELFFHAMDNICPVNVSAAFRRKQPQEAAVWRVLSPRPLDKPQLKTLFRSYYSVQVAEWPTYPRYDAAKALPPVVLHESLFYLSGVEWVASSMEMTAVAAKNVALLAYNRWHQQLDKIDQKDLMHKVKTEL